Proteins encoded in a region of the Xylocopa sonorina isolate GNS202 chromosome 1, iyXylSono1_principal, whole genome shotgun sequence genome:
- the Mglur gene encoding metabotropic Glutamate Receptor, whose amino-acid sequence MSQPLVLPRMLILLVSLHQLSSVTQSKTHTEREAVLIPGDIVLGGLFPVHEKGGASCGPSVYNRGVQRLEAMLFAVDQINKESKILPGITLGVHILDTCGRDTYALNQSLHFVRASLSNLDISVLECADRSVPRVKKTASAGPIFGVIGGSYSSVSLQVANLLRLFHIPQISPASTAKALSDKTRFDYFARTVPPDTFQSIALVDVVKSANWSYVSTVYSEGSYGEYGIEVFTREATERNVCIAAALKVPSAADDRIFDDIILRLSKKPNARAVILFTRAEDARGILEAARRSNLSQSFQWLASDGWGRQIKLVEGLEDEAEGAITVELQSENIPGFDEYMTSLTPESNRRNPWFSEYWEEVFGCVLKKNLSHPGNQNRTVCSPSLRLTSATGYEQESKVQFVVDAVYAFALALHYLQRDTCGKREGLCPMMANYDRGAFYRNYLLNVSFTDAAGSEVKFDEHGDGLARYEILNFRKSDQNGSNGYHYRVVGKWFNSLDIRTEELVWARGTKDIPISACSLPCEPGMIKKQQGDTCCWVCDQCEVYEYVYDEYTCVDCGPGKWPHEDKRGCYQLPINHIRWDSAFAIVPAVISCLGIVATLAVACLLFHHRDTPVVRASGRELTIILLVGVLVCYLNTFVLLATPTTVTCILQRFGVGVSFSAVYGALLTKTNRIARIFDSASRSAVRPRYISPTSQVCIAAALIALQVVLTLVWMIIEPPGTRFSYPDRKQVILKCNIQDMSFLFSQLYNALLIVVSTVYAVKTRKIPENFNESKFIGFIMYSTCIIWLAFVPIYFGTGNAHETQITTLCVTISLSATVTLVCLYSPKVYIIVFQPDKNIRRKVTMGDKFKMQGSSAGTSSITKYTGCELTSESMPLQSALTAAVQTSVGVTEISLANTSSKTNNEQVAQV is encoded by the exons ATGAGCCAGCCTCTGGTCCTCCCTCGGATGTTGATCCTGCTGGTGTCGCTGCACCAGCTGTCGTCCGTGACCCAGTCGAAGACGCACACCGAGCGCGAAGCGGTCCTAATACCCGGCGACATAGTGCTGGGTGGGCTGTTTCCGGTACACGAGAAGGGCGGCGCCTCCTGCGGGCCGAGCGTCTACAATCGAGGCGTGCAGCGCCTCGAGGCGATGCTCTTTGCCGTCGATCAGATAAACAAGGAGAGTAAAATACTTCCGGGGATCACGCTGGGCGTGCACATCCTGGACACCTGCGGCAGGGATACGTACGCGCTGAACCAGAGCCTCCACTTCGTACGAGCGTCCCTCTCCAATTTGGACATAAGCGTGCTCGAGTGCGCGGACAGATCGGTGCCCAGGGTGAAGAAGACGGCTAGCGCTGGTCCGATATTCGGCGTGATCGGCGGTTCCTATAGTTCCGTGTCTCTACAGGTGGCCAACTTGCTCAGGCTGTTCCATATTCCGCAGATCTCGCCGGCGTCCACCGCCAAGGCGCTCAGCGATAAGACCAG GTTCGACTACTTCGCGAGGACGGTGCCTCCGGACACGTTCCAATCGATCGCATTGGTGGACGTAGTGAAGAGCGCCAACTGGTCGTACGTCTCGACCGTCTACTCCGAGGGCAGCTACGGTGAATACGGAATAGAGGTGTTCACCAGAGAGGCCACGGAACGGAACGTGTGCATCGCGGCGGCGCTCAAGGTGCCCAGCGCCGCGGACGATCGCATCTTCGACGACATCATCCTGAGGCTGAGCAAGAAACCGAACGCCAGAGCCGTGATACTGTTTACACGCGCGGAAGACGCGCGAGGAATCCTCGAAGCGGCCAGGAGGTCGAACCTGAGCCAATCGTTCCAATGGCTGGCCAGCGACGGTTGGGGTCGCCAGATCAAGCTAGTGGAGGGTCTCGAGGACGAAGCAGAGGGGGCTATCACCGTGGAACTACAGTCGGAGAACATTCCAGGCTTCGACGAGTACATGACCTCCCTAACGCCGGAATCGAACCGTCGCAACCCTTGGTTCAGCGAGTACTGGGAGGAAGTATTCGGCTGTGTCCTAAAAAAGAACTTGTCGCACCCGGGAAATCAAAACAGGACCGTGTGCTCGCCGAGCCTCAGGCTGACGTCCGCGACCGGTTACGAGCAAGAATCCAAGGTGCAGTTCGTCGTGGACGCGGTGTACGCGTTCGCCCTGGCTCTCCACTATCTTCAGAGGGACACTTGCGGGAAGAGAGAGGGTCTGTGCCCCATGATGGCGAACTACGACCGCGGCGCTTTCTATAGGAACTACCTGCTGAACGTGTCCTTTACAG ACGCTGCTGGCAGCGAGGTGAAGTTCGACGAGCACGGAGACGGGCTGGCGCGGTACGAAATCCTCAACTTCCGGAAATCGGACCAGAACGGATCCAACGGATATCATTACAGG GTGGTAGGTAAGTGGTTCAACTCGTTGGACATCCGGACGGAGGAGCTGGTCTGGGCCAGGGGCACCAAGGACATACCGATCTCGGCGTGCTCGCTGCCCTGCGAGCCAGGTATGATAAAGAAGCAACAGGGTGACACTTGTTGCTGGGTGTGCGACCAGTGCGAGGTGTACGAGTACGTCTACGACGAGTACACCTGCGTGGACTGCGGCCCGGGTAAATGGCCGCACGAGGACAAGAGGGGCTGCTACCAATTGCCCATAAACCACATCAGATGGGACAGCGCGTTCGCGATAGTCCCGGCTGTGATCTCGTGCCTGGGTATCGTGGCCACGCTTGCGGTCGCGTGTCTGTTGTTCCACCACAGGGACACGCCCGTGGTCAGGGCGTCGGGGCGCGAGCTAACGATCATTCTGCTGGTCGGGGTGCTCGTCTGCTATCTGAACACGTTCGTGTTGCTCGCGACGCCCACCACGGTCACCTGTATCCTCCAACGGTTCGGCGTGGGCGTTAGCTTCAGCGCTGTCTACGGGGCGCTCTTGACAAAGACGAACAGGATCGCCAGGATCTTCGACTCCGCGTCCAGGTCAGCCGTCAGGCCTAGGTACATCAGCCCTACGTCCCAGGTGTGCATCGCGGCGGCGTTGATCGCGTTGCAG GTGGTCCTGACTCTAGTCTGGATGATCATCGAGCCACCGGGGACACGGTTCTCCTATCCGGACCGCAAGCAGGTGATCCTCAAGTGCAACATCCAGGACATGAGCTTCCTATTCTCGCAGCTGTACAACGCGCTGCTGATCGTCGTCTCGACGGTGTACGCGGTGAAGACGCGGAAAATACCGGAGAACTTCAACGAGAGCAAGTTCATCGGTTTCATAATGTACAGCACGTGCATCATCTGGCTGGCGTTCGTGCCGATCTACTTTGGAACCGGGAACGCGCACGAGACGCAGATCACCACCCTCTGCGTGACGATCAGCCTGAGCGCGACCGTGACGCTCGTCTGTCTATACTCGCCCAAGGTGTACATCATCGTCTTTCAGCCGGACAAGAATATCCGCCGAAAGGTCACCATGGGAGACAAATTTAAGATGCAGGGTAGCAGCGCCGGTACTTcctccattaccaaat ACACTGGGTGCGAGCTGACCAGCGAGAGCATGCCACTTCAGAGCGCGCTGACAGCCGCGGTGCAGACGTCCGTGGGCGTGACGGAGATCTCCCTGGCGAACACATCCAGCAAAACGAATAACGAGCAAGTAGCGCAAGTATAG
- the Dbct gene encoding dihydrolipoamide branched chain transacylase E2 → MALTWRLAALTLLGRNVRDQKYRFFSVSCFRYGTVVPFKLSDIGEGIRDVTIKEWFVKPGDRVSQFDNICEVQSDKASVTITSRYDGLIKALHYKVDDVALIGDSLLDIELDDDNGNARVEMTIPDDHQQLTETESNQIIEGDEKKPTEQYAIEKALATPAVRRIAMENNINLKSVVPTGKGGRVLKEDILAHLEKISAGLAGKRVEEKPTVETVVLMKGYTKHMWKTMTQSLSIPHFVYSDECDIKELVAHRNKVKDSLKQQGISLSLMPFFIKAVSKALEKIPNLNAWLDEENQTLRVQASHNIGIAIDTPDGLITPNIKNVQDLNILEIAKELNRLQELGRKCSIPLYDLSNTTFTLSNIGAIGGTYTKPIIVPPQIVVGTFGKTRKLPRFDDDGNVVAANIMCVSWAADHRVVDGATMAKYSNLWKHYVENPTYLLLEA, encoded by the exons ATGGCCCTAACCTGGAGACTCGCAGCTCTGACGCTTCTG GGTAGGAATGTACGCGATCAAAAATATCGATTCTTCTCCGTAAGCTGCTTTCGATACGGAACCGTCGTCCCCTTCAAGCTATCGGATATTGGAGAAGGAATTCGAGACGTCACGATAAAAGAATG GTTCGTGAAACCAGGCGACCGAGTGTCTCAATTCGATAACATTTGCGAGGTCCAAAGCGACAAAGCGTCTGTGACGATTACCAGCCGTTACGACGGATTAATTAAAGCCTTGCACTACAAGGTGGACGACGTAGCTCTGATAGGGGATTCGTTGCTGGACATCGAACTAGATGACGATAATGGGAACGCACGGGTCGAGATGACAATCCCTGACGATCACCAACAGCTGACAGAGACTGAAAGCAATCAGATTATCGAAGGCGATGAGAAAAAGCCCACGGAGCAATACGCGATAGAGAAAGCATTGGCTACGCCTGCTGTCAGGAGGATAGCAATGGAGAACAATATTAACTTGAAGAGCGTCGTTCCCACGGGCAAAGGTGGCCGGGTACTTAAGGAGGATATATTGGCTCACTTGGAAAAAATTTCTGCTGGTCTCGCAGGAAAAAGGGTCGAGGAAAAACCAACAGTGGAGACAGTGGTGCTGATGAAAGGCTATACCAAGCATATGTGGAAAACGATGACGCAGAGTCTG AGCATACCTCACTTCGTGTACAGCGACGAGTGTGACATTAAAGAATTGGTTGCACATCGGAACAAAGTCAAAGATTCGCTGAAACAGCAAGGTATTTCGTTGAGCTTGATGCCGTTTTTCATAAAGGCCGTATCTAAAGCGTTAGAAAAGATTCCAAACCTGAACGCCTGGCTCGACGAGGAGAATCAAACGCTACGCGTTCAAGCGAGCCACAACATCGGAATCGCCATAGACACGCCGGATGGTTTGATAACACCGAATATTAAAAACGTTCAGGATCTAAACATCCTGGAGATCGCGAAGGAGTTGAACAGACTGCAAGAACTCGGAAGAAAGTGTTCGATACCGCTGTACGATTTGTCGAACACGACATTCACGCTATCGAACATCGGCGCG ATCGGTGGCACGTATACGAAGCCGATTATCGTTCCGCCACAAATAGTTGTGGGCACGTTTGGAAAAACTAGGAAATTACCACGATTTGACGACGACGGGAACGTGGTAGCTGCGAATATAATGTGCGTTAGCTGGGCAGCAGATCACCGAGTAGTGGATGGCGCTACGATGGCGAAGTATTCGAATCTCTGGAAGCACTACGTAGAAAATCCAACGTACTTGCTGCTGGAAGCGTAG